In a single window of the Acidobacteriota bacterium genome:
- the glyS gene encoding glycine--tRNA ligase subunit beta produces the protein MSDARTLLLEIGCEEIPARMIPKAAKALGDAVVRILQEAQLVEQGTCVAWGGSRRLSVRVASVGERQPDRREQVTGPPVSVAYDADGTLTKAGEGFARKQGVDPATLQRVTTDRGEYVGLEREVTGQTLAEILAERLPVAVSAMTFPKTMRWSTGDHRWVRPVHWLVALHGNEVLAMELFGVASGRASTGHRFLSEAPVELASADEYVEALRGAHVVVDPAERRQRVESLLSATATRLGGVIRADPDLLDEVVDLVEWPGVVGGGFEEDFLGLPPEVLVVTLRYHQKCFSMENAEGELLPGFLAIANTDRDPSGHIQRGNEWVVSGRLEDARFFWKEDRKRTLASRLDELGRVVFHAKVGSYLDKAKRTVAIATRLAARLDWPEERTARAGESATLAKIDLVTGTVGEFPELQGKIGGLMLREEGGDVEVADGVYEHYLPEGPDDPIPASDIGCLVSVSDKLDSIAALVGAGETPTGSRDPLALRRAGSGLFRVLIERAWDLSINDLLRACGGGDACGEFLADRLQKFLRDAGFHVNEIQAVWLPWIERSGVGEVRPAGIAARLAPLTAVRARDDFSRLADLVKRVDTILTRNAERFDGMRDQAGGASDGLSSDSERQLATLVEAKQEILVNQETDGNYDGVVDTLAMFVEPVDRFFADVLVIDEKDPGGSVARADLLARLRTILIRCFDLRELAGKAEKETA, from the coding sequence GTGAGTGATGCACGAACTCTCCTACTGGAGATCGGCTGCGAGGAGATTCCGGCGCGGATGATTCCGAAGGCGGCGAAGGCGCTCGGAGACGCCGTCGTCCGGATCTTGCAGGAGGCCCAACTCGTCGAACAGGGAACATGCGTTGCCTGGGGTGGCTCGCGGAGGCTGTCCGTTCGTGTGGCGTCCGTCGGCGAGCGTCAGCCCGACCGCAGAGAGCAAGTCACCGGCCCGCCCGTCTCCGTCGCCTATGACGCTGACGGCACCCTCACGAAGGCAGGGGAGGGGTTTGCGCGCAAGCAGGGGGTCGACCCCGCTACTCTTCAGCGCGTAACGACCGATCGTGGGGAGTACGTCGGCCTCGAGCGCGAAGTCACCGGGCAGACGCTGGCGGAGATTCTCGCGGAGCGTCTCCCGGTCGCCGTGTCGGCCATGACCTTCCCGAAGACGATGCGATGGTCCACGGGAGATCATCGATGGGTTCGACCGGTTCACTGGCTCGTGGCGCTTCATGGAAACGAGGTGCTGGCGATGGAGCTGTTTGGCGTCGCCTCCGGACGAGCGTCAACGGGACATCGTTTTCTCTCGGAAGCCCCCGTCGAGTTGGCAAGCGCCGATGAGTACGTCGAAGCCCTCCGGGGTGCCCACGTGGTCGTCGACCCCGCCGAGCGGAGGCAACGTGTCGAATCGCTCCTTTCGGCAACCGCAACTCGACTCGGTGGCGTGATCCGTGCGGACCCCGACCTGCTTGACGAGGTCGTGGATCTCGTCGAATGGCCCGGTGTGGTCGGCGGCGGGTTCGAAGAGGATTTCCTCGGTCTTCCACCGGAGGTGCTGGTCGTCACGCTTCGCTATCACCAGAAGTGCTTTTCGATGGAGAACGCGGAAGGGGAGTTGCTCCCCGGATTCCTGGCGATCGCCAATACGGATCGAGACCCGTCCGGGCATATCCAGAGGGGTAACGAGTGGGTGGTCTCGGGTCGTCTCGAGGACGCTCGCTTCTTCTGGAAGGAGGATCGCAAGCGAACCCTGGCGTCGCGCTTAGACGAACTGGGGCGTGTGGTCTTCCACGCCAAAGTCGGCAGTTATCTCGACAAGGCGAAGCGTACCGTGGCGATTGCAACGCGACTAGCGGCACGGCTCGATTGGCCGGAAGAACGCACGGCGCGTGCCGGCGAATCGGCCACACTGGCAAAAATCGATCTCGTCACGGGGACCGTCGGCGAGTTTCCCGAGTTGCAGGGCAAGATCGGCGGTCTGATGCTCCGCGAGGAGGGCGGAGACGTCGAGGTCGCCGATGGCGTGTACGAGCACTACCTCCCCGAGGGGCCGGATGATCCGATCCCCGCCAGCGACATCGGCTGCCTGGTCTCGGTGTCCGACAAGTTGGACTCGATCGCGGCCCTCGTCGGCGCAGGGGAGACACCTACCGGGTCGCGGGATCCGCTCGCTCTTCGACGCGCGGGCTCGGGGCTGTTTCGCGTATTGATCGAACGGGCGTGGGATCTCAGCATCAATGACCTATTACGTGCCTGTGGCGGTGGGGACGCGTGTGGGGAGTTCCTGGCCGACCGGCTACAGAAGTTTCTGCGGGACGCAGGATTCCATGTCAACGAGATCCAGGCCGTCTGGCTTCCCTGGATCGAACGCAGCGGCGTCGGCGAGGTCCGTCCCGCCGGAATCGCGGCACGCCTGGCCCCGCTCACCGCCGTCAGGGCCCGGGACGACTTCTCGCGACTTGCCGACCTGGTGAAACGGGTCGATACGATTTTGACGCGCAACGCCGAACGATTCGACGGCATGCGCGATCAGGCGGGCGGTGCGTCCGATGGCCTGTCGTCCGACTCCGAACGGCAACTGGCGACGTTGGTCGAGGCAAAACAAGAGATCCTGGTCAACCAGGAGACGGACGGAAATTACGACGGGGTCGTCGATACGCTGGCGATGTTCGTGGAGCCCGTCGACCGCTTCTTCGCCGACGTCCTCGTGATCGACGAGAAGGACCCCGGTGGTTCGGTCGCGCGCGCGGACCTGCTGGCCCGATTGCGCACCATCCTCATTCGCTGTTTCGATTTGAGAGAGTTGGCCGGGAAGGCCGAGAAGGAGACGGCATGA
- the ppdK gene encoding pyruvate, phosphate dikinase translates to MSRWAYAFGTHRTDGDATMKALLGGKGANLAEMTRIGIPVPPGFTLTTAACNAYFQGGGRFPTGLVSQAEKALASLERQHGRRFGDPNTPLLVSVRSGAMFSMPGMMDTILNLGLNDRSARGLAESSGDARFAYDSYRRFIQMYADVVLELGKEPFDKLLEQAKRRRRVTRDMDLTARDLISLTERFKDYVKKTTGRAFPQDAKKQLWGAVRAVFRSWNNDRAKIYRRQYGIADSLGTAVNIQCMVFGNTGEDCATGVAFTRDPASGENKLYGEYLINAQGEDVVAGIRTPLPIRRGQSAEYDEESLEARMPKAYRELLAIRKKLEQHYCDMQDVEFTIEHGKLFMLQTRTGKRTGRAALKIAFDLHRSKRIDRKEVVRRVDPEMVTQLMAPEFEPAALLTASRDGRLLATGLPAGPGAATGHIALTAKTAASMAAAGKPVLLVRAETSPEDIGGMLAAEGIVTSRGGMTSHAAVVARGMGKPCIVGAEALEVDEKDRRVRVGRTVVKEGDLLSMDGGRGWVLTGGLEPQPSEIQESVLRRASGKKPKKGSSMLTMFERLMRWADAESGLSVRTNADTPRDALVARALGARGIGLCRTEHMFFGDDRIAAMREMILARDEEGRRNALRKLLPMQRRDFVGIFKAMDGYPVTIRLLDPPLHEFLPTEPRHFRQLAKDTGRSVEAVERLVEQLRETNPMLGHRGCRLGLTVPAIYEMQATAIIEAAISCRSSGIRVLPEIMIPLVGTLREYTDLESLIRQMAGAVMARKKSRVRFLVGTMIEIPRACLIAEQIAQHAEFFSFGTNDLTQLTYGYSRDDVARFLPEYIQQGILPGDPFESMDPEGVGKLVATAIDGGRAGRKDLKLGVCGEHGGDPASVRIFHELGLNYVSCSPYRVPVARLAAAQARLSEGGGSGTA, encoded by the coding sequence ATGAGCCGTTGGGCATATGCGTTCGGCACCCACCGAACCGACGGTGATGCGACGATGAAGGCCCTCCTGGGAGGGAAGGGGGCCAACCTCGCCGAGATGACGCGGATCGGTATCCCGGTCCCACCCGGGTTCACCCTGACGACCGCTGCCTGTAACGCCTACTTCCAAGGTGGGGGACGTTTTCCGACCGGCCTCGTGAGCCAGGCCGAGAAGGCCCTGGCCTCATTGGAACGACAGCATGGCCGCCGGTTCGGTGACCCGAACACCCCCTTGCTGGTCTCCGTCCGGTCCGGCGCGATGTTTTCGATGCCCGGGATGATGGACACGATCCTGAATCTCGGTCTCAATGACCGTTCGGCTCGCGGCCTGGCAGAGAGCAGCGGAGACGCGCGATTCGCGTATGACTCCTATCGCCGATTCATCCAGATGTACGCCGATGTCGTCCTTGAACTCGGCAAAGAACCGTTCGACAAACTCCTGGAGCAGGCGAAACGTCGACGACGGGTCACGCGGGACATGGACCTGACCGCTCGTGACCTGATCTCGTTGACGGAGCGATTCAAGGACTACGTCAAGAAGACAACCGGGCGTGCTTTCCCGCAGGATGCCAAGAAGCAGCTGTGGGGAGCCGTGCGTGCGGTCTTCCGAAGTTGGAACAACGACCGGGCCAAGATCTATCGACGACAATACGGGATCGCCGATTCGCTCGGGACGGCGGTCAACATCCAGTGCATGGTGTTCGGGAATACCGGTGAGGATTGTGCCACCGGCGTCGCATTCACGCGCGACCCCGCGAGTGGCGAGAACAAACTCTACGGCGAGTACCTGATCAACGCCCAGGGTGAGGACGTGGTCGCCGGCATCCGGACGCCTCTACCCATCCGTCGTGGTCAATCCGCCGAGTATGACGAAGAGTCTCTCGAAGCTCGGATGCCGAAGGCGTATCGCGAGTTGCTGGCCATTCGAAAGAAGTTGGAGCAGCACTATTGCGACATGCAGGATGTGGAGTTCACCATCGAGCATGGCAAGTTGTTCATGCTTCAGACGCGCACAGGAAAACGGACCGGCCGCGCGGCGCTCAAGATCGCGTTTGACCTCCATCGAAGTAAGCGGATCGATCGCAAGGAAGTTGTCAGGCGGGTCGATCCCGAGATGGTGACCCAACTCATGGCACCGGAGTTCGAACCGGCCGCACTGCTTACCGCGAGCCGCGACGGTCGTCTGCTGGCGACGGGACTCCCGGCGGGGCCGGGGGCGGCGACGGGGCACATCGCCCTGACGGCGAAGACGGCGGCCTCGATGGCGGCGGCCGGCAAACCCGTTCTCCTCGTGCGGGCCGAAACCAGCCCCGAGGACATCGGTGGGATGCTGGCGGCGGAGGGGATCGTCACGAGTCGCGGGGGGATGACCTCCCATGCGGCGGTGGTCGCCCGTGGCATGGGCAAGCCCTGCATCGTCGGTGCCGAAGCGCTCGAGGTCGATGAGAAGGATCGACGCGTCCGTGTGGGACGCACGGTCGTCAAGGAGGGGGACCTCCTTTCGATGGACGGCGGCCGTGGCTGGGTACTCACCGGCGGGTTAGAGCCCCAGCCCTCGGAGATCCAGGAGTCGGTGCTCCGCCGCGCGAGCGGAAAGAAGCCGAAGAAGGGCTCCAGCATGTTGACGATGTTCGAGCGCTTGATGCGCTGGGCCGATGCGGAGTCCGGACTGTCCGTCCGGACGAATGCCGACACACCGCGGGATGCCCTGGTCGCCCGAGCGCTCGGCGCCCGAGGTATCGGTCTCTGTCGGACCGAGCACATGTTCTTCGGTGACGACCGAATCGCCGCGATGCGAGAGATGATCCTCGCGAGGGATGAAGAGGGACGACGGAACGCTCTCCGAAAGCTGCTTCCCATGCAACGACGCGACTTCGTCGGGATCTTCAAGGCGATGGACGGCTATCCGGTCACCATTCGCCTACTCGATCCGCCTCTTCACGAGTTCCTGCCGACCGAGCCGCGACACTTTCGTCAACTGGCGAAGGACACCGGTCGCTCCGTTGAGGCAGTGGAGCGTCTCGTCGAGCAACTCCGTGAGACCAATCCGATGCTCGGCCATCGCGGCTGCCGCCTCGGCCTGACCGTACCGGCGATCTATGAAATGCAGGCGACGGCGATCATCGAAGCGGCGATCTCGTGCCGGTCGTCCGGTATCCGGGTCCTCCCGGAAATCATGATCCCGCTGGTGGGAACGCTGCGGGAGTATACGGACCTCGAGTCCCTGATCCGTCAGATGGCCGGCGCCGTCATGGCCCGGAAGAAGAGTCGTGTCCGGTTCCTCGTCGGAACCATGATCGAGATTCCGAGAGCCTGCCTGATCGCGGAGCAGATCGCCCAACATGCGGAGTTCTTCTCCTTCGGGACCAACGACCTGACCCAATTGACCTACGGCTACTCACGGGACGATGTGGCTCGGTTTCTTCCGGAGTACATCCAGCAGGGCATCCTGCCTGGAGATCCGTTCGAATCGATGGACCCCGAAGGGGTCGGCAAGCTCGTGGCCACCGCCATCGACGGCGGGCGCGCCGGGAGAAAAGACCTGAAGCTGGGCGTCTGCGGCGAACACGGCGGGGATCCGGCGAGCGTAAGGATCTTCCACGAATTGGGACTTAATTACGTCTCCTGCTCGCCCTACAGGGTCCCGGTGGCCCGTCTGGCCGCCGCCCAGGCACGCCTCAGTGAGGGGGGAGGCTCCGGAACGGCGTGA